The DNA region CGCATCCATCGACCCGGCGGGGATGATCGCATTCTCTGCGAATGTCTAACCGCTGTTACTATTCAAACCGAACGAATCCCATCGGAAAGTGCATCCATGAGTGACATCTCCCTGTTCGTTGCCGTCTTCCTCGCCTGCCTTGTGGAGGCGGTTGAAGCCACGACGATCGTGCTCGCCGCCGGCACGGCGCGCCACTGGCGCTCGGCAATGCTCGGCACGCTTGCCGGGCTCGCCGTCCTGGTCGTCGCCATTGCGGTTGCGGGCCCGGCCATCTCCCACCTCCCGCTCGGCGCCTTGCGCCTCCTTGTCGGAGGGCTGCTTCTCGTCTTCGGCCTGCAGTGGATGCGCAAGGCGATCCTGCGTGCCAGCGGCTACAAGGCGCTTCACGACGAGGCCGCGATCTACAAGAAGGAGGTCGCCGCCGCGGCTCAAGCGGAGCAGGGTTCGCGTCGCGGGGTCAAGGACTGGTACGCCTTCACGCTTTCGTTCAAGGGGGTTGTGCTCGAGGGCCTTGAGGTCGTGTTCATCGTCCTGACGTTCGGCACCAACCAGAAGAACCTGCCGGTCGCCGCTGTCGCCGCGGCCACGGCCGTCGTCATCGTGGTGATCCTGGGCGCGGTGGTGCGTGGACCGCTCTCTCGCGTGCCAGAGAACACCCTTAAGTTCGTCGTCGGTGTGATGCTGACGGCGTTTGGCATCTTCTGGGGCGCCGAGGGCGCCGGGGCCGATTGGCCGGGCTCCGACACCTCGCTGCTCGTCATCGCCCCGGCCGTGGCGATCTTTGGCCTCGCGCTCGCCGTGGGGATGAGGCGATTCCGCGTGTCCCGCGTCCCAGCTCCCGAGCTGATCCCTGTCGGGGCTCGCGTGGGCGAGGGTTCGGTAGCTCTCACACAGACGACTCTCGCGCAGATGAATCTCGCGCAGATGAATCTCGCGCAGATGAATCTCGCGCAGGAAATCGCAGGCGCGGCGGAGGATGCTCAAGCAGCGGAGCCCGCCGCGCACGTCCGTGCCGTCGCGGTTGCGACGGAGACGCCGCAGCGAGGTCTCGAGTCACGGCTGCGCGCCTTCGGGGCGTTCTGGTACGACTTCATCATCGGGGACGACTGGCAGGTTGCGGCGGGGGTCGCGCTCGGATTGCTCATGGTCTTCGTCGTGTCGAGCGCGTCTTCGCTCGCGTGGATCGTGATGCCCGTCGCGATCGCGGTCCTGCTTCCCTACGGCGTCAGGCGCGCCATGCGCTGAGCGGGGACCGAGGGTCAGTGGCCCTCAGGCTCCTCGACGTAGACCCGAGCCGCGTACTCCTCGAGGGCGGTTTCGCACTCCTTGATGGCGGCCTCGGCTTCCGCGCGCCCTGGGGCCACGAACTCGTCGCGAGCCTGGACCTTAGCGAGCCAGTTGACGAGCTTCGTGTGGTCGACCTCGTTCTCCTCGAGCTCGGCATACGTGAAGTGCTGTTTGTCGTATTCCTTCTGCAACTCGGCCAGGAAACCGGAGCAGCGGTCGACGATCTCCTCGTACTCGTCGGTCCGCGCCGCCTGAAAGATGGCCAGGACATGCGATTCGCCCACCAAGACGGAGGACCTCATGAGAATTGCGGTACCCGACATTTCGGTGATGTCGTGTTGCAACTTGCGTAGCGCGCGCTCGGCCGCAGGGGTGATCGGAAGGGCGGCCACGGAGTTTTGGAGGTAGACGGCGCCGAGCGACTTGAGGCGGCGCCAGGCGGTCGCCCGGAGGCGAGTCGGCTCGGAGGGGATGCGGTAGACGAGCACAAACCAACCGGCCGACGTAGGCGGCCTGAGGGATTCTTCGTCGGCATTGGCTGAAGTCGTGCTCACACCGTGATCCTACGTGCCAGGGGCTACCCGTCGACCTCGGTGTCCGGGTTTGCCAGGTGCTCGACAAGGCGGTCGAGCGCGGGCAAGGCTTCCCTGATCGTCGCCTGCTCGGCCGCGGGCAGGCGCCCCAGGGCATCGCCGATGCGTTGCTGGTGGGCTCGCTCCCAGTCGGCGAGCTGGGTGCGGCCTGCGCCGGTGAGCCCGACGAGGGCGACACGCCGATCGGTAGGGTCGGATCGCCGCGTCACGAGTCCCGTCTCCACGAGCGCCTGCACCAGGCCACTCATCGTGTTGGCGGCGAGTTGGAGCAGGGTCGCGAGCTCGCCGACGCGGACGCTCTGATGCTCGCGTAGCGCCAGCAGCACCTCGACCCGCGCCATGGGAAGGGACTCCCACCGGTCATCCGAGCGGATGCTGGTCCGCAGCGCACGGCGCAGCCGGGTGACGACCTCGGTGAGAACTCGAGCGCCCGAGGGGTCGCCGCGTTCCGTCGTCGGATCCGGTCCCCTGGCTACCATAAACCGACTGTAGCGCGAACCGCATCGGTGTGCGACTATATCGGTGTCAGACATATACACGTCCCCAGTGCCTGCGACCGAACGAGGAATGATGTTCCACATGTTCCACATGTTCCACATGTATATTCCCAGCCCCTCACAGGGCGTCTGGCACCTCGGGCCGGTGCCCATTCGGGCGTACGCGTTGTTCATCCTCGCGGGGATCTTCGTCGCTACCTGGTGGACCAGGCGGCGGTGGGTCGCCCGCGGCGGGGACCCGGACGACGTGCTGGATGTCGTGATGTGGGCGGTGCCATTCGGCATCGTCGGAGGACGCCTCTACCACTTGATCACCGATCCCGAACTCTACTTCACCGCAGGGAAGGACCCCATCCGGGCGCTGTATATCTGGGACGGCGGGCTGGGGATCTGGGGCGCGGTCGCGCTCGGCATCGTCGGCGCGCTCATCGGATGCCGCCGCAAGGGGATCAGTCTTGCCGCATTCCTTGACGCGGTGGCCCCCGGTCTGATCCTCGCGCAGGCGATCGGTAGGTGGGGCAACTACTTCAACCAGGAGCTCTACGGCGGGCCCACCAAGCTGCCTTGGGCCCTGATGATCGATCCCGCACACCGGCCAGCCGCCACGCCGAACATCGGGCTGTACCAGCCGACGTTCCTGTACGAGTCCCTGTGGGACGTGGGCGTCGCAGTGCTGCTGGTGTGGGCCGGGCGCCGGTACGCCCTGCACAACGGGCGACTGTTTGCGTTGTACGTCGCCGCCTACACGTTCGGGAGGGCCTGGGTCGAGGCGCTGCGGGTAGACCATGCGAACCACTTCTTGGGTTTGCGCCTCAACGACTGGACCAGCGTGATCGTCTTCGTGGCGGCGGTCGCGTACCTCGTGCTTCACCGGTCCCGCGCCGACAAATCGTCGACTCCCGCAGTTGAAGGGGAGCCCCCTGCGTCCGACGGGGCTCTCCTCGCCCCCGACGAAGCACCTTCCGAAGAAGCACCTTCCGAAACCTGATCGGAGCACGTCATGCACCTGCGCGCGCTCACCCAAGAGAGGGCCCGACCCGCGCGGATCCGCGAGAGGCCCAACGCGGGCTGGCTCGCGGTGGCAACCGTGTGCTTCGGCGCCTTCATGGGCCAGCTCGACGCGAGCATCGTCACCCTGACCTACCGGCCGCTGAGCACAGGCTTCGGTGCCTCCCTTGCTGGGGTGCAATGGGTGTCGTTGGCGTACTTGCTGACCCTGGCCGCGCTGCTCATACCGGTCGGCCGCCTGGCCGACGCGCGCGGCCACAAGCTCCTCTACCTGTACGGGTTCGTGGTCTTCACCGTGGCATCGGCCGCTTGCGGGCTGGCGCCCACCCTGGGCGCGCTGATCGCCTTCCGGATCGTGCAAGGCATCGGGGCGGCCCTGCTGCAGGCAAATAGCGTCGCCCTCGTCGTCACCAGCGCGCCCCACGGGAAGGTGCGCAAGGCACTCGGAATCCAGGCCGCCGCTCAAGCAATCGGCCTGGCCCTCGGCCCGACGCTCGGGGGGCTGCTGGTCTCCACGTGGGGGTGGCGCTGGGTGTTCGGCATCAACGTCCCCGTCGGCATCGTCGCGGTCGTCGCAGGCATCTATCTGCTGCCAAGGAGCAAGACACTCACGCCAACCA from Demequina lutea includes:
- a CDS encoding COG4280 domain-containing protein → MSDISLFVAVFLACLVEAVEATTIVLAAGTARHWRSAMLGTLAGLAVLVVAIAVAGPAISHLPLGALRLLVGGLLLVFGLQWMRKAILRASGYKALHDEAAIYKKEVAAAAQAEQGSRRGVKDWYAFTLSFKGVVLEGLEVVFIVLTFGTNQKNLPVAAVAAATAVVIVVILGAVVRGPLSRVPENTLKFVVGVMLTAFGIFWGAEGAGADWPGSDTSLLVIAPAVAIFGLALAVGMRRFRVSRVPAPELIPVGARVGEGSVALTQTTLAQMNLAQMNLAQMNLAQEIAGAAEDAQAAEPAAHVRAVAVATETPQRGLESRLRAFGAFWYDFIIGDDWQVAAGVALGLLMVFVVSSASSLAWIVMPVAIAVLLPYGVRRAMR
- a CDS encoding Chromate resistance protein ChrB, producing MSTTSANADEESLRPPTSAGWFVLVYRIPSEPTRLRATAWRRLKSLGAVYLQNSVAALPITPAAERALRKLQHDITEMSGTAILMRSSVLVGESHVLAIFQAARTDEYEEIVDRCSGFLAELQKEYDKQHFTYAELEENEVDHTKLVNWLAKVQARDEFVAPGRAEAEAAIKECETALEEYAARVYVEEPEGH
- a CDS encoding MarR family winged helix-turn-helix transcriptional regulator encodes the protein MVARGPDPTTERGDPSGARVLTEVVTRLRRALRTSIRSDDRWESLPMARVEVLLALREHQSVRVGELATLLQLAANTMSGLVQALVETGLVTRRSDPTDRRVALVGLTGAGRTQLADWERAHQQRIGDALGRLPAAEQATIREALPALDRLVEHLANPDTEVDG
- the lgt gene encoding prolipoprotein diacylglyceryl transferase, whose protein sequence is MPATERGMMFHMFHMFHMYIPSPSQGVWHLGPVPIRAYALFILAGIFVATWWTRRRWVARGGDPDDVLDVVMWAVPFGIVGGRLYHLITDPELYFTAGKDPIRALYIWDGGLGIWGAVALGIVGALIGCRRKGISLAAFLDAVAPGLILAQAIGRWGNYFNQELYGGPTKLPWALMIDPAHRPAATPNIGLYQPTFLYESLWDVGVAVLLVWAGRRYALHNGRLFALYVAAYTFGRAWVEALRVDHANHFLGLRLNDWTSVIVFVAAVAYLVLHRSRADKSSTPAVEGEPPASDGALLAPDEAPSEEAPSET